A region from the Pararge aegeria chromosome Z, ilParAegt1.1, whole genome shotgun sequence genome encodes:
- the LOC120636561 gene encoding tryptophan 5-hydroxylase 1, producing the protein MSGSGKGLLGLWLYRNGSDWQVKNEAPHHPKLAEIQACRQHTHDGERISVIFSVKNQVGGLVRVLGVFQDLGINVLHIESRKSAMELSASDILVDVECDPRRMEQLKRMLKREVQDFEVVASQSGEDFPPPTPLSAAASFDFGEMHWFPRKISDLDRAQNVLMYGSDLDADHPGFKDPVYRKRREQFAAIANNYKYGHPIPKVQYTETEIKTWGIVFRELFKLYQKHACEEYLENWPQLVKYCGYREDNLPQLEDVNIFLKRKTGFQLRPVAGYLSPRDFLSGLAFRVFHCTQYIRHSSDPFYTPEPDCCHELLGHMPLLANPSFAQFSQELGLASLGASDEDIDKLATLYFFTVEFGLCRQVDGTFRVYGAGLLSSVAELQHALTTPDKIKRFDPDVTVNEECIITSYQNAYYYTDSFEEAKEKMRAFADSIQRPFGVRYNPYTQSVEVLSNAQKITALVRELRGDICIVSSAIKKISAQDSTLDVETIANMLHTGLQVNERSPQSTSGGSSPNSERGLSPRPEKN; encoded by the exons ATGAGTGGATCCGGCAAAGGTCTTCTGGGCTTGTGGCTCTATAGAAATGGTTCCGATTGGCAAGTCAAGAACGAAGCTCCTCACCATCCTAAGTTAGCAGAGATCCAGGCATGCCGACAGCACACTCATGATGGGGAAAGgatctccgttatattctccgTGAAGAACCAAGTTGGTGGGTTGGTTCGAGTCTTGGGCGTTTTTCAAGATCTCGGCATCAATGTTCTCCATATTGAATCTAGGAAGTCCGCTATGGAGTTATCTGCT TCGGATATCTTGGTGGACGTGGAATGTGATCCTCGAAGGATGGAACAGTTGAAACGTATGTTGAAGCGGGAGGTCCAGGATTTCGAAGTGGTGGCTTCCCAATCTGGCGAAGACTTTCCTCCTCCGACGCCCTTGTCTGCTGCTGCGAGCTTTG aTTTCGGTGAAATGCATTGGTTTCCGCGGAAGATATCCGACCTGGATCGAGCTCAGAACGTCCTGATGTACGGCTCAGATCTAGACGCCGATCACCCAGGATTCAAGGACCCCGTTTACCGCAAACGCCGCGAGCAGTTCGCCGCAATCGCTAACaactacaaata CGGACATCCCATTCCGAAAGTTCAATATACTGAAACCGAAATCAAGACTTG GGGTATTGTCTTCCGGGAGCTTTTCAAGCTGTACCAGAAGCACGCATGCGAAGAGTACTTGGAAAATTGGCCACAACTCGTCAAATATTGTGGCTACAGAGAAGACAATCTTCCTCAg CTCGAGGACGTAAATATTTTCCTGAAGCGTAAAACTGGTTTTCAACTACGCCCCGTTGCTGGCTACCTTTCTCCGAGGGATTTCCTATCGGGCCTTGCATTTAGGGTGTTTCATTGCACCCAGTACATACGCCACTCTTCAGATCCGTTTTACACACCTGAACC CGACTGCTGTCATGAGCTGCTTGGGCACATGCCGTTGCTCGCTAACCCAAGCTTCGCTCAATTCTCGCAGGAACTTGGCCTGGCGTCGCTTGGTGCATCTGACGAAGATATCGACAAGTTGGCAACG CTATACTTCTTTACCGTCGAGTTTGGCCTCTGCCGTCAAGTCGACGGAACATTCCGCGTTTACGGCGCCGGGCTACTCTCCTCCGTGGCTGAACTGCAGCACGCACTTACAACCCCCGATAAAATCAAACGATTCGACCCAGATGTCACCGTAAATGaggaatgcatcatcacttcttATCAGAATGCTTATTATTATACGGATTCGTTCGAAGAAGCTAAGGAGAAAATGAG AGCTTTTGCTGACAGCATCCAGCGGCCGTTCGGAGTTAGATACAACCCGTACACTCAAAGTGTCGAAGTCCTGAGCAATGCTCAGAAAATAACCGCATTGGTTCGTGAGCTGCGAGGCGATATATGCATCGTGTCATCCGCTATAAAAAAGATTTCCGCTCAAGATTCTACTCTCGACGTCGAAACTATCGCCAACATGCTTCACACTGGACTGCAG